Proteins encoded by one window of Arachis ipaensis cultivar K30076 chromosome B04, Araip1.1, whole genome shotgun sequence:
- the LOC107635256 gene encoding beta-glucosidase 12 isoform X1, which translates to MNSLMFFNSKRYLVHTMYIYILILLLHYSSYASIHINPSNSDSSSNNFQCDQASANDGGNPSVWNTLVGEAYPSFPMYYGTASVKRSSFPTDFMFGTASSSYQYEGAVNEGGRSPSIWDTYTEKYPERIKDHSNGAVAVDSYHLFKEDVNIMKDIGFNAYRFSISWSRILPGGNIAGGINKEGIQYYNNLINELLSNGIQPFVTIFHWDLPQSLEDAYGGFLSPHIVDDFKDYAEVCFKEFGDRVKHWITLNGPSILSLLGYAHILKAPGRCSSWLPFNCSGGDSATEPYLVAHHQLLAHAAAVKLYKEKYQKSQKGRIGIAHSIDWAIPISHSAADIDATSRALAFRIGWFMEPITYGSYPVEMVNYLGDRLPRFSQEQSKMVQNSFDFIGINYYTTNYVTDAECQVENQTAFTDSCTELTNERNGIPIGPKGASDWIYLYPQGIEELLIYMNNKYNNPIIYITENGYPEANDGKMSLEDKERIDCHIQHLYYIRSAMRNNDVKVKGYFAWSLLDNFEWTDGYTVRFGLVYVDYKNQLKRYAKSSAKWFKNFLHKQVESLSSLNNNQQTNTCLSSLIYYFFF; encoded by the exons ATGAATTCACTTATGTTCTTCAATTCCAAGCGCTACCTTGTACATACTATGTATATCTATATACTAATTCTACTACTTCACTATTCATCATATGCTTCCATTCACATCAATCCAAGTAACTCTGACTCATCTTCTAACAACTTTCAG TGTGACCAAGCTTCAGCAAATGATGGAGGAAATCCAAGTGTTTGGAACACCCTTGTTGGTGAGGCATATCCAA GTTTTCCTATGTACTATGGCACAGCCTCTGTTAAAAGAAGTAGCTTCCCCACTGATTTCATGTTTGGCACAGCATCCTCTTCATATCAG TATGAGGGTGCAGTGAATGAAGGTGGCCGAAGTCCAAGTATATGGGACACTTACACTGAGAAATACCCAG AAAGAATAAAAGATCATAGTAATGGTGCGGTTGCTGTTGATTCATACCATCTTTTCAAG GAAGATGTGAATATAATGAAGGACATAGGATTCAATGCATATAGGTTCTCAATCTCATGGAGCAGGATACTTCCGG GTGGAAACATAGCTGGAGGAATAAATAAAGAAGGCATCCAATATTACAACAACCTCATTAATGAGCTTCTTTCAAATG GAATACAGCCCTTTGTAACTATTTTCCATTGGGATTTGCCTCAGAGCCTTGAAGATGCATATGGTGGCTTTTTGAGTCCACACATTGT GGATGATTTTAAGGACTATGCAGAGGTGTGCTTTAAGGAATTTGGGGACAGAGTGAAACACTGGATCACATTGAATGGACCATCCATTTTGTCTCTATTAGGCTATGCTCATATTTTGAAAGCCCCAGGAAGATGCTCAAGCTGGTTGCCCTTCAATTGCTCCGGTGGAGATTCCGCCACTGAACCTTACCTTGTGGCTCAccaccagcttcttgcccatgcTGCTGCTGTCAAACTTTATAAGGAAAAATACCAA AAATCTCAAAAGGGTCGAATTGGGATTGCTCACAGCATTGACTGGGCTATACCTATATCCCATTCTGCTGCTGACATTGATGCAACATCAAGAGCACTGGCTTTCAGGATAGGATG GTTCATGGAACCAATAACTTATGGTTCATACCCTGTTGAAATGGTTAACTATTTGGGAGATAGATTGCCAAGATTTTCTCAAGAGCAATCTAAAATGGTCCAAAATTCATTTGATTTTATTGGTATCAATTATTATACCACAAATTATGTGACGGATGCTGAATGTCAAGTTGAAAATCAAACAGCCTTCACAGACTCTTGCACAGAGTTAACAA ATGAGCGAAATGGGATTCCTATTGGTCCAAAG GGTGCCTCAGATTGGATCTACCTATACCCACAAGGAATTGAGGAACTACTAATATACATGAACAACAAGTACAACAATCCAATTATATACATAACCGAGAATg GATATCCTGAGGCTAATGATGGAAAAATGTCACTTGAAGACAAAGAAAGAATAGATTGTCATATTCAGCATCTTTACTACATTCGCAGTGCTATGAG AAATAATGATGTTAAGGTGAAGGGCTACTTTGCATGGTCATTGTTGGACAATTTTGAATGGACAGATGGATACACTGTTCGATTTGGACTCGTTTATGTTGATTATAAGaatcaattaaaaagatatgCAAAATCTTCAGCCAAATGGTTTAAGAATTTTCTCCATAAACAAGTAGAATCCCTCTCAAGTCTGAACAACAACCAACAAACAAACACATGCCTGTCCTCACTAATTTACTATTTCTTTTTTTAA
- the LOC107635256 gene encoding beta-glucosidase 12 isoform X2 codes for MNSLMFFNSKRYLVHTMYIYILILLLHYSSYASIHINPSNSDSSSNNFQCDQASANDGGNPSVWNTLVGEAYPTSVKRSSFPTDFMFGTASSSYQYEGAVNEGGRSPSIWDTYTEKYPERIKDHSNGAVAVDSYHLFKEDVNIMKDIGFNAYRFSISWSRILPGGNIAGGINKEGIQYYNNLINELLSNGIQPFVTIFHWDLPQSLEDAYGGFLSPHIVDDFKDYAEVCFKEFGDRVKHWITLNGPSILSLLGYAHILKAPGRCSSWLPFNCSGGDSATEPYLVAHHQLLAHAAAVKLYKEKYQKSQKGRIGIAHSIDWAIPISHSAADIDATSRALAFRIGWFMEPITYGSYPVEMVNYLGDRLPRFSQEQSKMVQNSFDFIGINYYTTNYVTDAECQVENQTAFTDSCTELTNERNGIPIGPKGASDWIYLYPQGIEELLIYMNNKYNNPIIYITENGYPEANDGKMSLEDKERIDCHIQHLYYIRSAMRNNDVKVKGYFAWSLLDNFEWTDGYTVRFGLVYVDYKNQLKRYAKSSAKWFKNFLHKQVESLSSLNNNQQTNTCLSSLIYYFFF; via the exons ATGAATTCACTTATGTTCTTCAATTCCAAGCGCTACCTTGTACATACTATGTATATCTATATACTAATTCTACTACTTCACTATTCATCATATGCTTCCATTCACATCAATCCAAGTAACTCTGACTCATCTTCTAACAACTTTCAG TGTGACCAAGCTTCAGCAAATGATGGAGGAAATCCAAGTGTTTGGAACACCCTTGTTGGTGAGGCATATCCAA CCTCTGTTAAAAGAAGTAGCTTCCCCACTGATTTCATGTTTGGCACAGCATCCTCTTCATATCAG TATGAGGGTGCAGTGAATGAAGGTGGCCGAAGTCCAAGTATATGGGACACTTACACTGAGAAATACCCAG AAAGAATAAAAGATCATAGTAATGGTGCGGTTGCTGTTGATTCATACCATCTTTTCAAG GAAGATGTGAATATAATGAAGGACATAGGATTCAATGCATATAGGTTCTCAATCTCATGGAGCAGGATACTTCCGG GTGGAAACATAGCTGGAGGAATAAATAAAGAAGGCATCCAATATTACAACAACCTCATTAATGAGCTTCTTTCAAATG GAATACAGCCCTTTGTAACTATTTTCCATTGGGATTTGCCTCAGAGCCTTGAAGATGCATATGGTGGCTTTTTGAGTCCACACATTGT GGATGATTTTAAGGACTATGCAGAGGTGTGCTTTAAGGAATTTGGGGACAGAGTGAAACACTGGATCACATTGAATGGACCATCCATTTTGTCTCTATTAGGCTATGCTCATATTTTGAAAGCCCCAGGAAGATGCTCAAGCTGGTTGCCCTTCAATTGCTCCGGTGGAGATTCCGCCACTGAACCTTACCTTGTGGCTCAccaccagcttcttgcccatgcTGCTGCTGTCAAACTTTATAAGGAAAAATACCAA AAATCTCAAAAGGGTCGAATTGGGATTGCTCACAGCATTGACTGGGCTATACCTATATCCCATTCTGCTGCTGACATTGATGCAACATCAAGAGCACTGGCTTTCAGGATAGGATG GTTCATGGAACCAATAACTTATGGTTCATACCCTGTTGAAATGGTTAACTATTTGGGAGATAGATTGCCAAGATTTTCTCAAGAGCAATCTAAAATGGTCCAAAATTCATTTGATTTTATTGGTATCAATTATTATACCACAAATTATGTGACGGATGCTGAATGTCAAGTTGAAAATCAAACAGCCTTCACAGACTCTTGCACAGAGTTAACAA ATGAGCGAAATGGGATTCCTATTGGTCCAAAG GGTGCCTCAGATTGGATCTACCTATACCCACAAGGAATTGAGGAACTACTAATATACATGAACAACAAGTACAACAATCCAATTATATACATAACCGAGAATg GATATCCTGAGGCTAATGATGGAAAAATGTCACTTGAAGACAAAGAAAGAATAGATTGTCATATTCAGCATCTTTACTACATTCGCAGTGCTATGAG AAATAATGATGTTAAGGTGAAGGGCTACTTTGCATGGTCATTGTTGGACAATTTTGAATGGACAGATGGATACACTGTTCGATTTGGACTCGTTTATGTTGATTATAAGaatcaattaaaaagatatgCAAAATCTTCAGCCAAATGGTTTAAGAATTTTCTCCATAAACAAGTAGAATCCCTCTCAAGTCTGAACAACAACCAACAAACAAACACATGCCTGTCCTCACTAATTTACTATTTCTTTTTTTAA
- the LOC107635256 gene encoding beta-glucosidase 12 isoform X3, with protein MYYGTASVKRSSFPTDFMFGTASSSYQYEGAVNEGGRSPSIWDTYTEKYPERIKDHSNGAVAVDSYHLFKEDVNIMKDIGFNAYRFSISWSRILPGGNIAGGINKEGIQYYNNLINELLSNGIQPFVTIFHWDLPQSLEDAYGGFLSPHIVDDFKDYAEVCFKEFGDRVKHWITLNGPSILSLLGYAHILKAPGRCSSWLPFNCSGGDSATEPYLVAHHQLLAHAAAVKLYKEKYQKSQKGRIGIAHSIDWAIPISHSAADIDATSRALAFRIGWFMEPITYGSYPVEMVNYLGDRLPRFSQEQSKMVQNSFDFIGINYYTTNYVTDAECQVENQTAFTDSCTELTNERNGIPIGPKGASDWIYLYPQGIEELLIYMNNKYNNPIIYITENGYPEANDGKMSLEDKERIDCHIQHLYYIRSAMRNNDVKVKGYFAWSLLDNFEWTDGYTVRFGLVYVDYKNQLKRYAKSSAKWFKNFLHKQVESLSSLNNNQQTNTCLSSLIYYFFF; from the exons ATGTACTATGGCACAGCCTCTGTTAAAAGAAGTAGCTTCCCCACTGATTTCATGTTTGGCACAGCATCCTCTTCATATCAG TATGAGGGTGCAGTGAATGAAGGTGGCCGAAGTCCAAGTATATGGGACACTTACACTGAGAAATACCCAG AAAGAATAAAAGATCATAGTAATGGTGCGGTTGCTGTTGATTCATACCATCTTTTCAAG GAAGATGTGAATATAATGAAGGACATAGGATTCAATGCATATAGGTTCTCAATCTCATGGAGCAGGATACTTCCGG GTGGAAACATAGCTGGAGGAATAAATAAAGAAGGCATCCAATATTACAACAACCTCATTAATGAGCTTCTTTCAAATG GAATACAGCCCTTTGTAACTATTTTCCATTGGGATTTGCCTCAGAGCCTTGAAGATGCATATGGTGGCTTTTTGAGTCCACACATTGT GGATGATTTTAAGGACTATGCAGAGGTGTGCTTTAAGGAATTTGGGGACAGAGTGAAACACTGGATCACATTGAATGGACCATCCATTTTGTCTCTATTAGGCTATGCTCATATTTTGAAAGCCCCAGGAAGATGCTCAAGCTGGTTGCCCTTCAATTGCTCCGGTGGAGATTCCGCCACTGAACCTTACCTTGTGGCTCAccaccagcttcttgcccatgcTGCTGCTGTCAAACTTTATAAGGAAAAATACCAA AAATCTCAAAAGGGTCGAATTGGGATTGCTCACAGCATTGACTGGGCTATACCTATATCCCATTCTGCTGCTGACATTGATGCAACATCAAGAGCACTGGCTTTCAGGATAGGATG GTTCATGGAACCAATAACTTATGGTTCATACCCTGTTGAAATGGTTAACTATTTGGGAGATAGATTGCCAAGATTTTCTCAAGAGCAATCTAAAATGGTCCAAAATTCATTTGATTTTATTGGTATCAATTATTATACCACAAATTATGTGACGGATGCTGAATGTCAAGTTGAAAATCAAACAGCCTTCACAGACTCTTGCACAGAGTTAACAA ATGAGCGAAATGGGATTCCTATTGGTCCAAAG GGTGCCTCAGATTGGATCTACCTATACCCACAAGGAATTGAGGAACTACTAATATACATGAACAACAAGTACAACAATCCAATTATATACATAACCGAGAATg GATATCCTGAGGCTAATGATGGAAAAATGTCACTTGAAGACAAAGAAAGAATAGATTGTCATATTCAGCATCTTTACTACATTCGCAGTGCTATGAG AAATAATGATGTTAAGGTGAAGGGCTACTTTGCATGGTCATTGTTGGACAATTTTGAATGGACAGATGGATACACTGTTCGATTTGGACTCGTTTATGTTGATTATAAGaatcaattaaaaagatatgCAAAATCTTCAGCCAAATGGTTTAAGAATTTTCTCCATAAACAAGTAGAATCCCTCTCAAGTCTGAACAACAACCAACAAACAAACACATGCCTGTCCTCACTAATTTACTATTTCTTTTTTTAA
- the LOC107635256 gene encoding beta-glucosidase 12 isoform X4, whose amino-acid sequence MFGTASSSYQYEGAVNEGGRSPSIWDTYTEKYPERIKDHSNGAVAVDSYHLFKEDVNIMKDIGFNAYRFSISWSRILPGGNIAGGINKEGIQYYNNLINELLSNGIQPFVTIFHWDLPQSLEDAYGGFLSPHIVDDFKDYAEVCFKEFGDRVKHWITLNGPSILSLLGYAHILKAPGRCSSWLPFNCSGGDSATEPYLVAHHQLLAHAAAVKLYKEKYQKSQKGRIGIAHSIDWAIPISHSAADIDATSRALAFRIGWFMEPITYGSYPVEMVNYLGDRLPRFSQEQSKMVQNSFDFIGINYYTTNYVTDAECQVENQTAFTDSCTELTNERNGIPIGPKGASDWIYLYPQGIEELLIYMNNKYNNPIIYITENGYPEANDGKMSLEDKERIDCHIQHLYYIRSAMRNNDVKVKGYFAWSLLDNFEWTDGYTVRFGLVYVDYKNQLKRYAKSSAKWFKNFLHKQVESLSSLNNNQQTNTCLSSLIYYFFF is encoded by the exons ATGTTTGGCACAGCATCCTCTTCATATCAG TATGAGGGTGCAGTGAATGAAGGTGGCCGAAGTCCAAGTATATGGGACACTTACACTGAGAAATACCCAG AAAGAATAAAAGATCATAGTAATGGTGCGGTTGCTGTTGATTCATACCATCTTTTCAAG GAAGATGTGAATATAATGAAGGACATAGGATTCAATGCATATAGGTTCTCAATCTCATGGAGCAGGATACTTCCGG GTGGAAACATAGCTGGAGGAATAAATAAAGAAGGCATCCAATATTACAACAACCTCATTAATGAGCTTCTTTCAAATG GAATACAGCCCTTTGTAACTATTTTCCATTGGGATTTGCCTCAGAGCCTTGAAGATGCATATGGTGGCTTTTTGAGTCCACACATTGT GGATGATTTTAAGGACTATGCAGAGGTGTGCTTTAAGGAATTTGGGGACAGAGTGAAACACTGGATCACATTGAATGGACCATCCATTTTGTCTCTATTAGGCTATGCTCATATTTTGAAAGCCCCAGGAAGATGCTCAAGCTGGTTGCCCTTCAATTGCTCCGGTGGAGATTCCGCCACTGAACCTTACCTTGTGGCTCAccaccagcttcttgcccatgcTGCTGCTGTCAAACTTTATAAGGAAAAATACCAA AAATCTCAAAAGGGTCGAATTGGGATTGCTCACAGCATTGACTGGGCTATACCTATATCCCATTCTGCTGCTGACATTGATGCAACATCAAGAGCACTGGCTTTCAGGATAGGATG GTTCATGGAACCAATAACTTATGGTTCATACCCTGTTGAAATGGTTAACTATTTGGGAGATAGATTGCCAAGATTTTCTCAAGAGCAATCTAAAATGGTCCAAAATTCATTTGATTTTATTGGTATCAATTATTATACCACAAATTATGTGACGGATGCTGAATGTCAAGTTGAAAATCAAACAGCCTTCACAGACTCTTGCACAGAGTTAACAA ATGAGCGAAATGGGATTCCTATTGGTCCAAAG GGTGCCTCAGATTGGATCTACCTATACCCACAAGGAATTGAGGAACTACTAATATACATGAACAACAAGTACAACAATCCAATTATATACATAACCGAGAATg GATATCCTGAGGCTAATGATGGAAAAATGTCACTTGAAGACAAAGAAAGAATAGATTGTCATATTCAGCATCTTTACTACATTCGCAGTGCTATGAG AAATAATGATGTTAAGGTGAAGGGCTACTTTGCATGGTCATTGTTGGACAATTTTGAATGGACAGATGGATACACTGTTCGATTTGGACTCGTTTATGTTGATTATAAGaatcaattaaaaagatatgCAAAATCTTCAGCCAAATGGTTTAAGAATTTTCTCCATAAACAAGTAGAATCCCTCTCAAGTCTGAACAACAACCAACAAACAAACACATGCCTGTCCTCACTAATTTACTATTTCTTTTTTTAA